A genome region from Triticum aestivum cultivar Chinese Spring chromosome 2B, IWGSC CS RefSeq v2.1, whole genome shotgun sequence includes the following:
- the LOC123046145 gene encoding beta-fructofuranosidase 1: MIPAVPAIVDDAAQNANAPLLPETNLKGRRPPARQERPTTVLPAIAWTVLLLALVGLVVYPQGHGGGRADTIGDEVASAGRAVEVAASRGAVQGVSEKSTASALLGGGAYDWTNAMLAWQRTAFHFQPQKNWMNDPNGPLYYKGWYHLFYQWNPDGAVWGNITWGHAVSRDLVHWLHLPLAMVPDHWYDINGVWTGSATQLPDGRIVMLYTGSTEDGVQVQLLAEPADPSDPLLRRWAKSEANPVLVPPPGIGLTDFRDPTTAWLNPADKAWRITIGSKNQEHAGLALVYRTEDFLHYDLLPTLLHVVQGTGMWECVDFYPVSTEPAAGVGLDTSTASGAGVKHVLKTSLDDDRNDYYAIGTYDPATDRWAPDDAAIDVGIGLRYDYGKFYASKTFYDPVGRRRVLWGWIGESDSERADILKGWASLQSIPRTVLMDTKTGSNLLQWPVVEVENLRMRGKRFDGLDLQPGSVVPLGVGRATQLDIEAVFQVQAGAAAAGGVAAGAEAPYNCSASAGAAGRGSLGPFGLLVLADDGLSEQTAVYFYLVKGADGKLSTHFCQDAFRSSKANDLVKAVYGSLVPVLDGEDLSVRILVDHSIVESFAQGGRTCITSRVYPTKAIYDSARVFLFNNATNVNVTAKSIKIWELNSAYIRPYPDSS; encoded by the exons ATGATCCCGGCCGTCCCGGCGATCGTGGACGACGCCGCCCAGAACGCGAACGCGCCGCTGCTTCCCGAGACCAACCTCAAGGGTCGCCGTCCTCCGGCACGGCAGGAGCGCCCGACGACCGTTCTCCCGGCCATCGCGTGGACCGTGCTCCTTCTCGCGCTCGTCGGGCTCGTCGTCTATCCACAAGGGCATGGCGGCGGCCGGGCCGACACGATAGGAGACGAGGTCGCGTCAGCGGGCCGCGCCGTGGAGGTGGCCGCCTCCCGCGGCGCCGTGCAAGGCGTGTCGGAGAAGTCCACCGCCTCGGCGCTCCTCGGCGGCGGCGCCTACGACTGGACCAACGCGATGCTGGCGTGGCAGCGCACGGCGTTCCATTTCCAGCCCCAGAAGAATTGGATGAACG ATCCCAACG GTCCACTGTATTACAAGGGATGGTATCACCTCTTCTACCAGTGGAACCCGGACGGGGCGGTGTGGGGGAACATCACGTGGGGCCACGCCGTGTCGCGCGACCTCGTCCACTGGCTCCACCTGCCGCTGGCCATGGTGCCCGACCACTGGTACGACATCAACGGCGTCTGGACCGGCTCGGCGACGCAGCTCCCCGACGGCAGGATCGTGATGCTCTACACCGGCTCCACGGAGGACGGCGTGCAGGTGCAGCTCCTGGCCGAGCCGGCGGACCCGTCCGACCCGCTGCTGCGGCGCTGGGCCAAGTCGGAGGCGAACCCCGTGCTGGTGCCGCCGCCGGGCATCGGGCTCACGGACTTCCGCGACCCGACGACGGCGTGGCTAAACCCGGCCGACAAGGCCTGGCGGATCACCATCGGGTCCAAGAACCAGGAGCACGCCGGGCTGGCGCTGGTGTACAGGACCGAGGACTTCCTGCACTACGACCTGCTGCCCACGCTGCTGCACGTCGTGCAGGGCACCGGGATGTGGGAGTGCGTGGACTTCTACCCGGTGTCCACGGAGCCGGCCGCCGGCGTGGGGCTCGACACCTCCACCGCGTCGGGGGCCGGGGTGAAGCACGTGCTCAAGACCAGCCTCGACGACGACCGGAACGACTACTACGCGATCGGCACCTACGACCCCGCGACCGACCGGTGGGCGCCGGACGACGCGGCGATCGACGTCGGGATCGGGCTCCGGTACGACTACGGCAAGTTCTACGCGTCCAAGACGTTCTACGACCCCGTGGGGCGGCGGCGCGTGCTGTGGGGGTGGATCGGCGAGTCCGACAGCGAGCGCGCCGACATCCTCAAGGGCTGGGCGTCCCTCCAG TCGATCCCGAGGACGGTTCTCATGGACACCAAGACGGGCAGCAACCTGCTCCAATGGCCGGTGGTGGAGGTGGAGAACCTCCGAATGCGCGGCAAGCGCTTCGACGGCCTCGACCTGCAGCCCGGCTCCGTTGTGCCCCTGGGCGTCGGCAGAGCAACACAG TTGGACATCGAGGCGGTCTTCCAGGTGCAGGCGGGCGCGGCGGCTGCCGGGGGCGTGGCGGCGGGGGCGGAAGCGCCGTACAACTGCAGCGCGAGCGCCGGCGCTGCGGGGCGGGGCTCGCTCGGCCCGTTCGGGCTGCTCGTGCTGGCCGACGACGGCCTGTCGGAGCAGACCGCCGTCTACTTCTACCTGGTCAAGGGCGCGGACGGCAAGCTCAGCACCCACTTCTGCCAAGACGCCTTCAG GTCATCGAAGGCCAACGATCTCGTTAAGGCCGTCTACGGCAGCCTCGTCCCTGTGCTCGATGGAGAAGATCTGTCAGTGAGAATACTG GTTGATCATTCCATCGTGGAGAGCTTTGCTCAGGGCGGGAGGACATGCATAACGTCGCGCGTGTACCCTACAAAGGCAATCTACGACTCTGCCAGAGTTTTCCTCTTCAACAACGCTACAAATGTTAACGTCACCGCAAAATCGATCAAGATCTGGGAGCTCAATTCAGCCTACATCCGTCCATATCCAGATTCATCATAA